The window TCGCTTTATCATCTTGGTCAATATAATAGCTGCGATCAGGTAAAGTTAGTCCTGCCTGAGCGAAAACCAATACATTTGTATTGCTCGATTTATCATCAGGCTCTATCCCAAATCCAAGTAAATCGCCTTCGCCATTTTTAAATCCTTCTGAGATAAACTTAATTAAATCTTTGTCATTTTTGATTCCATCAATTTTAGATAAAAGAGGTTTAATTGGCTCTATTCCTAATTTTTCAATGGTTAAAGAATCCATTCCACTGGTGTAAAAATCGCCTACTTTTTGCTCCAAGCTTCCCTTGGTGGCATTACTTTTTCCGGCGTTTTCCAGTATTTTTCTTAAGTTTTTAACATTATCATCATATAAGGTATAAAATGAACCCCAGCCAGTTTCTGTTTTAGGGATAACCGTATTTTTAAACCATTTTCCGTTGGCATACAGAAAGAAGTTATCTCCAGGTTTGACGGTTGTGTCCATTCCGGCTTTATCAAAAAATACCGTTCGTTGTTCAATATTTGTTTCTGCTTGATGATTTTTGTTTTGACAAGCTCCTAATAGTAAGAGCAATGCGGCTGGTAAATAATAAGTTTTTTTCATTAGTTTATAAGTTATTTAGTTAAAGCTACAAAATGCATGGTGTAGTTTATATGAATTTTTTTATAACTTCATCAAAAAAACACACTATGCAATACACTTTATATATTCTAATTTTCGTCGGGATAATAATCCTTTTGAGTTCCTTTGTAACTGTTAAACAGGGAACTATCGCTGTTGTTACCGTTTTTGGAAAATACCAAAGGCAATTGCGCCCAGGTTTAAACTTCAAAATTCCGCTGATTGAGCAAATTTATTCGCGAATTTCTATTCAAAATAGGTCTGTTGAGTTATCATTTCAAGCGGTAACTCAAGATCAGGCAAATGTATATTTTAAGGCAATGCTTTTATATTCGGTGGTAAATCAGGAAGAAGAAACTATTAAAAATGTTGCTTTTAAATTTGTTGATGCTACCAATTTAATGCAAGCCTTAATAAGGACCATTGAAGGATCTATACGTGCTTATGTTGCTACGCAAAAACAAGCAAATGTACTTGCTCAACGAAACGAAATCGTTTTGCATGTTAAAGAACAAATCGATCAAGTTTTGGATGGCTGGGGTTATCATTTACAGGATCTTCAATTAAATGATATTACTTTTGATGAAGAAATTATGCGCTCAATGAGTCGTGTTGTGGCATCTAATAACTTAAAAGCTGCGGCAGAAAATGAAGGTCAGGCTTTATTAATTACTAAAACCAAAGCTGCAGAAGCTGATGGTAATGCGATTAAAATTGCGGCAACGGCAGAACGTGAGGCTGCTCAATTGCGTGGACAAGGAATTGCTTTATTCCGTGCTGAAGTTGCTCATGGTATGAGTAAAGCAGCACAGGAAATGGAGCAAGCTAATCTAGATATTTCCGTAATTTTATTCACCATGTGGACAGAATCAATTAAACATTTTGCAGAAAATGGCAATGGTAATGTGATCTTTTTAGATGGAAGTAGTGATGGAATGAATAAGACGATGAAAGAAATGATGGCCATGCAGATGAATAAGCAAAATGAACCAAAAAGTAAGGATAATTAATTCATAAAAAATCAACAAAAAAAGCCATCGGATTTAACATCCGATGGCTTTTTTTGTAAAGATAAATACTGTTTATTTAAATGAGGTTCCTAAATTCATAACGTAATTGCCAGCTTGTTGCATAAAATCGCCCATCACTTTTAATGATTCATCTTCTATAAAATCAAAAGAATCCTGTTTGGTAATTTTATCGCCTTTTTTAATTGCAGGCAAACCTCTTAACGCTCTCAATTGGTTTTGTCTGGTGATTGATTTTGCTTCCTGAGCATCGCGTTCGGCTTTTAATTTGGCTTCATTTAAGGTTACGGCAACCTCTGAATCACGTTTTTTAAGGTCAGCAATATCTTGTTTCAAATATTTAAAATCTAAAGAATTTGAAATACGTTGCTCACTATTTTTAATTAGTGCTGGTTTAACAGTAGCAAAATTTGCAACGGCTTTAAAGGTAGAACTAGGAATAACATCCCATGGTAAAGCTGAAGCTTCAGTATCTTCACCAATTTTATCCATTGGATAAACCGAAGGGAAAACAACATCTGGAGTAACGCCTTTATGTTGAGTACTGCTTCCGGCTACTCTATAAAATTTAGCCATTGTTAAGTTTATCTGACCTAAATTGATATCAGCAGCAGCTGTGTTTGGTGATGTTCCAACTGTTTTATCTTTAGCAATTAAGCCAGCAACTCTTTGTAAAATGCTTGGATTAACTAATTTATTTAAATCTATAGAAGATTGAACAGTTCCTTTGCCATAAGTTTGACTTCCCATTATTATACCGCGACCATAATCTTGTATAGCGCCTGCAAAAATTTCTGATGCTGATGCACTTAAGCGGTCAACCATCACTCCGAATGGACCATCCCAGGCAATACCTGTATTTTCATCCTGATCAACCTCTATTTTACCACGTAGATCTTTTACTTGTACAACTGGTCCCTTATCAATAAATAAACCAGTTAATGAAATGGCTTCAACTAGCGATCCTCCACCATTTCCGCGTAAATCCATTACAATCGCATCAACCTTATCTTGATTTTTAAGGGTGTCAATTAACAATTTAACATCTCTTGTGGTACTTTTATAATTCTTATCACCAGCATTTGCAGCTTTAAAATCTGCATAAAAAGCAGGAAGTGATATGATGCCTATTTTATAATTTTTACCGTTTGTGGTAATTGTTTTAACTTTCTTTTTAGCAGATTGATCTTCAAGAATAACCTTCTCCCTAACCATCTCAATAATTACTGGTTTAGAAGACATTTCTTTTCCTACTGGAATTACTTTTAAACGAACTTTAGTTCCTTTCGGACCTTTAATTTTACTAACAGTTGCATCCAATCTCCAACCAACAATATCCAAGAAATCACCATCGCCTTGCGCAACAGCAATTATACGGTCGCCTGCACTCAATTGTTTTCCTTTAAATGCTGGTCCACCAGGAATAATTTCTGAAATTTTTACCACCTCATTTTCCAATTGCAAACGGGCACCAATACCTTCAAATGAACGTGACATTTCTTCATTAAATTCAGTTGCTTTTGACGGAACAAAATAATTTGTATGCGGATCAATTGACTCCGTAAATGCATCCATCAAAATTTGGAATACATCCTGATTATTGGTTTTAGAAGTTTGCGACTGCAAATTTTGATATCTCTTGGTAAGGGTTTCAACATTTTTTGCTTCTGCTGTTCCTGCTAAATTTAGGTTTACCAATTCGTATTTAACACGCTTGCGCCAGGTTTCATTTAATGTAGAAACAGAAGTTGCCCAAGGCATTTTTTCTCTATCGTAAACAAAAGTATCGTTTTGGTTAAAATCGTATTTAGTTTTTATTTGAGCTAAAGAATAATTAAAGTATTCATTCAATCTTTTAGCATAAACATTATAAATATAAAATGGACCGCTTAAATCGCCATTTTTAAAGTCATCATCTAAAGTTTTTCTATATTTCTCAAATTCTTTAATATCAGAGGCTAAAAAATAATTTTTCCCCTGATCTAGTGATTTTATATACTTATCTAAAATAAGAGATGATATAGAATCATTTATCTGAATTTTTTTATAGTTATAACTTTCAATTAAATTTACAACCTCCTTTATTACAAGTTGTTGTTGCTCATCTGGTTTAACATTCGTAACGCCATCAACAATGGGCTGCGTTTTTGGTGCGGCATGACAAGCAAGTACTGCGGCAGTAAAAATTACTAAGAATATTCTCTTTAACATCTCTCTAAACGATTTAAAATCCATTTCAAATTCTATATAGCCAATATGATACCATTTTAGCAGAAAAACAAAAAAGAGACAGCATTATTACTGTCTCTTGTTAAAACTTACCAAATCTAACTAAAAGCTTTTTATTTAACAATCTGAAAAAGTAACGTTACGGAGCGAGTAATTGTTTTAAATGTAAAACAACCAACGCTTTAAAAAAAGTAAAATTTTTTGTAGGTTTTGAAATTACGATTGCTTTTTAGTAGCAGTTTTGGATGCAATCATTTCTCTTGCATCTTTAATTTGAGCTTTGTATTGTGTAGTTTTTATAGCACTTGCTAACCATTCTACCGTTTTTAAATCGCGAAGTGCAAGGGTAAAATCTTTTTTTCTAATTTTCACTTGTACAATACCCAACACTGATTCTATGTAGGAAGAGTTAAGGCTTAATTGTTTAGCAAGAATTCCTTGCTGCGTGTAAAACCACATTGATTGTGTGTATTTACTGCTTGCTAAATAAACTTTACCAAGTAAGTTATAGGTATTCATTAAACCAAATTTACTACCCATTTTAGAATAGTTTTTTAAGGCTACATTAAGTAAAATCTGCTCTGCATCGCTAAAACGGCCTAATTGATAATGCATATTGCTCATCTTTATTATTGCTTGGCCATACCTATTAAAGTTTTTAATTACGTTGTATTCAAATGCAGCTTTTCCAAAAAGAGTTAGTGCTTCATTATAATCACCTTTCTTTTCAAGATCTTCGGCATCTTCAAAATAAGAATTTCCATCAGCAAGATCAAATTTAGAAACGGCAATATTTATAGCATTGCTTCCTCCATTTGGATCTTGAAAATCAATTTTTTCTAAAGTTTGAGCTTGTAATTGTAATGTTGTAAAGAGGCTAATAAAAACTAAAACAATCTTAGACATGCAACAAAAATAATACTTTAAATGCAATTTTACTTAAATACCTGTAAATTAACATCAAAGGATGCCCAAACCATATGAGGATGAGAATCGCAGTGATAAATTTCGCCTGCGGCAGATATTCCAATGATGCCAGCAAAGCCATCGAAAGCTTTGAGTTCTAAAAATGATTTATCAGATGCATCTTTAAGTGTAAAGCCATCCGTTACTCTTGTAACAATTTTAGCAGCCAAAGCCCCACTTGTAATATCTTCTCCTACACCTGTACAAGAAATCCCTGCAAATTTGTTTGCATAATTGCCTGCAACCGTTGCCGAATCGCTAACACGTGAAGGTATTTCAAATCCTTTGCCGCCTGTAGAAGTTGCTGCAGCCAGATTTCCTTCATCATCCAGAGCCACACAACCGACGGTGCCTTTATTGTTTTGCTGATTTAACTTTGCCTCATATTCTAGCTGTCGCTGATTAGTTATGGGATTAAAATATTCGAAACCATTTTCTCGGGCGAAGCTTTGGGCACCATCTCCACTTAAAACGCGATCGTCATAAGTTAAAAGATGCTGTGCAATTTCTATCGGATTTTTAACATCCTCCACATTAATTACTCCACTAAATTTTTCCGTTTTTCCATCCATTAATGAGGCACTTAACCTCACTTTTCCGTCGCTTTGAATTTGCGAACCAATACCAGCATTAAATAAATCATTATTTTCTAAAAGCGCAACCGTATAAATTACTGTTTCTAAAGCAGAATGCGTTTTTAAGTAATCATAACCTTGAGTAACAATTTCAGATAAGGCATTTTGTTTAGCTTTTTTTGTTTCCTGATTAGTTGATGATTCACTAAAAAAACCACCATGTATAATTAATTTCATTTTGTTGGTATCATGTTAGTATCAAGATATTAGTAGTAAGTATCAAGACGTGAGGCTTAACCTTGCATGAAACGTTTTGCGTTAAAATCCCCTGTTATTGGCTTTATTCTTTACTCTTTATTCTTTCAGTCTCCAGCTTATCCTATAGGAATAACTTTTGGGTGATGAATTATTAAACTATGATCTTTCAAATCATAAACATCACCATCACACATTACGTGTACAACCATATTTTTTATGGAAACAGGTTGACCCATTTCTACATCCGTTAAATTGGTATCAGCCATGTGTCGGCCATCTACTAATATAACCATGCCTGAGCCAATGGCTTCCATAACATGTCCGTCTGAAATAAATAAGCCAGTATCTTCGCCTAAACCAATACCTAATATGCCTGGATTACTAGCTGCAGCATATAACAAACGACCGATTCTACCGCGTTGAACAAAATGTGTATCAACAATTACATCATCAATAAAACCTAAACCGCCCGTAATTTTCACCTCACCTTTAAGTAAAGCGTCTTTACTACTTCCTTGGTAAATCATGTTTTTTGAACTTGCCGCTGCACCGGCAGATGTACCTGCAATAACTACATGCTCATTTCTATATTTATCAAGCAAGATTTGATGAATTTTCGTTCCTCCGAAAATTGAAGAAAGTCGAAGTTGGTCGCCACCAGTAAAAATTATTACATCAGCAGCTCTTATACGTTCACAATTAGATTCTGAATTTGCCTCTTCGCGATTAGAAATATTTAGCACACCAAGATTATGAACATCCAATTGTGCATAAGCTTTAATATATTCTTCGCCAACTTTTTCTGGCATTAAAGAGGCTGTAGTAATGATTTCAAAACGTGATTCTGCATCTTTTGCAGATTCTACAGTGATTCTTTTTAGAATTCCACGTTCGAAAAAGTTCATGTTTTCAGGCAATCCAAATTGCGTTTCAGCGAAACTGCCAGTGTTTATTGCCCCGCCTATAATGATGAGTTTACCTTTCGGAACCATTCTGTGTGTATTATTACTGTGTCAAAAATTCAAATATATCAGGTTAAGATAAAAAACACGACTTTTTTGTCAATAATCTTCACATAAATTTAATAAAATTTTAATTTTTGGGAATAAAAATGGCAATCTTCAAAGGAAAAACACAAATAAAAATTCAAATTTATCCATTTAGCTAAATGCAGTATCAATTTTCAAAATAAATGCATAATTTACAGTCATTATTTTTACCAGGCAGATCCGTAGCTTATTGGGCTAAATACAGCCAGTTGGCAATTAAACAGAATAAATTAGAGATGAAGATATCAAACATACAAGTATTAAGGGGGCCAAATATTTGGTCGATAAGTCGAAAGAAACTCATTCAAATGAGATTAGATTTGGAAGAGTTAGAGCAAAAGCCAACCAATGTGATAGATGGTTTTGGAGAACGGTTAGAAAAATTAATTCCAAGTATGTTTACTCACCGTTGCTCAAAAGGAGTTGAAGGTGGTTTCTTTGCAAGGGTTAAGGAAGGCACTTGGATGGGTCACGTTATTGAACATATTGCTTTAGAGATTCAATCTATTGCTGGTATGGAAACAGGATTTGGTAGAACCCGCCAAACAAAAACAGAGGGAATTTACAACGTTGTATTTAGTTATCTTGAAGAAAAAGTTGGCGTTTATGCTGCTGAGGCTGCTGTAAACATTGCGGAAGCTTTAATAAAAGGCGAAGAATATGATTTAGACCACGACATTCGCAGGATGAAAGAAATTCGCGAATTGGAAGCGCTTGGGCCAAGTACAGGTTCTATTGTTGAAGAAGCGGTTAAAAGAAGTATTCCTTGGATTAGATTAAATAAAAGCTCACTTGTACAGTTAGGTTATGGCAAAAACCAAGTTCGGTTTAGGGCTACAATGACCGAAAAAACAAGCAGTATAGCGGTTGATATAGCCAGCAATAAAGAAGAAACAAAAAGGTTATTAACTGAAGCCGCTATTCCGGTTGCTTCCGGAGTAACAATTTCTAATATTGATGATTTAGAAGCATCGGTTAATAAAGTTGGTTTTCCATTGGTTTTTAAACCTTTAGATGGAAACCATGGAAAAGGTGCAACTATTAATGTTAAAACTTTAGAAGCTGCAATTGCAGCTTTTGAATATGCTAAAACATATTCTAGAAGGGTTATTATAGAAAAGTTTATTACTGGATTTGATTTTCGGATTTTGGTAATCGATCATAAAGTTGTAGCCGCAGCTCAGCGTGATCCAGCTCATGTTAGGGGAAATGGAATTCATACCATACAAGAATTAATTGATAAGGAAAATGAGGATCCAAAACGTGGTTACGGACATGAAAACGTATTAACTGAAATTTCTGTAGATCGGGATACTTTAGATTTATTGGCGAAAAAGGAATACACTCTGGAAACGATCCCTGAAAAAGGTGAAATCGTTTATTTGAAATCTACGGCAAATTTAAGTACTGGCGGAACATCGATCGATGTAACTGATATTGTTCATCCACAAAATATTTTTATCTGCGAGCGGATTTCGAGAGTTATTGGATTAGATATTTGCGGTATTGATATTATGGCGCAAAACCTTACGCAACCACTAAATGAAAATGGTGGTGTGGTACTGGAAGTGAATGCGGCTCCTGGTTTTAGAATGCACTTGGCCCCAAGCGAAGGTTTACCAAGAAACGTTGCGGCGTCGGTTATTGATATGTTATATCCGCAGGGAAAACTATCTCAAATTCCAATTATTGCCGTAACCGGAACAAATGGAAAAACCACTACCACACGTTTAATAGCGCATATTATTCGTAGCAATGGCAAAAGAGTTGGCTTTACTACCAGCGATGGGGTTTATGTGCACAACACCATGTTAATGAAAGGTGACACCACCGGACCAGTAAGTGCTGAATTTATATTAAAAGATCCAACTGTTGAATTTGCTGTTTTAGAAACCGCCAGAGGTGGAATTTTAAGAGCGGGCTTAGGTTTTAATGCTTGCGATATTGGCGTAATAACCAATATTCAGGAGGATCATTTGGGGATTTCGGATATTCATACGCTTGACGATTTAGCCCGTGTTAAAGAGGTTGTAATTGGAGCCGTTCGCCGTAAAGGTTGGGCTGTATTAAATGCTGATAACGGTTATTGCGTTAAAATTGCAAGAAACGCCCGTTGTAATGTTGCCTATTTTAGTATGGATGAAAATAATCCTGTAATTAAAGAACATTGTAAAAAGGGCGGAATAGCTGCGATTTATGAAAATGGTTACATTACCATCAAAACCGGCGATTGGAAATTAAGAGTTGATAAGGCCACACATATTCCGTTAACTTTTGGTGGCTCCGTAAACTTTATGATTCAGAATGTGCTTGCGGCAACTTTGGCAGCTTATTTATGGGGTTATAAACCTGAAGATATCCGCTTGTCGTTAGAAACTTTTATCCCTTCTGCAGCGCATACACCTGGTAGAATGAATGTTTTTAGGTTTAAAGATTTTAAAGTTTTGGTAGATTTTGCCCATAATCCTGATGGATTTAATGGTGTTAAAGCCTATTTGCAAAGTGTAGAAGCCACAGAACATGTGGGTATAATTTCTGGAACTGGGGATAGGCGTGATGAGGACATTATCGAAACTGCAAGAATTTCAGGACAAATGTTTGATAAAATTTATATCTGTCAGGAAAAATATTTACGCGGTCGCAAACAGCAAGAATTGATAGATTTACTTGTAACAGGGATAAGAGAAATCGATCCTAATAAGGAAATCATCATTAACAACAAAAGCACAGAATGTTTACAGGATGCTATCGATCATGCAAAAAAAGGATCTTATCTAACTATTTTAAGTAATACTATTGATAATACCATTCAAAGAGTTACCGAACATTTAGATAAAGAATTGGAAGGATAATCCGTAAATGTTTTAAATAAGAAACCCCTTTTGACATGATCAAAAGGGGTTTCTTTATATAGAGAAAAACCTATTTATTTGCGTCTCTCAAACCTTTAATTTCATCATGTGATCTTCTTAAAGAAGCTTTTTGATCTGAAACCAATTCTCTTAAATTTGCTGATAAATCTTCATCTTCTAAAGCCATTTTATAAGCTTTTTGTGCAGCATCCTCACCAAATTCGCAGTTATTTAAAACAGTTTGTCTATCGTGTCCGGTAAAAATTGCTTTAAAATCCATCCAACCTCTGTAAATCTTACCAGAATTGGTTGTTCCTGTTTCAATATCTGTACCTAATGCGGCAACCTCTGTTGCCAAGGCCATTTTGTATTTCTGGCTTTCTTCAATCATATTTAAAAATAACGACTTCAAATCCGCATCGCCATCTTTAAGTTCTTCACGAGCTTTCTCGTAACCCGCTATACGATCATTATTAATTTCAATTAAGTCATTTAATATCTCTGCGTTTGCTGCTGTAGTTTTCATATCGTTATTGATTTTTTTTTGTATTATTTCAACATGATCAATAAGGAAAGGTTTGTATTTTATTAAAAAATATTATTCTCATAAGCTATAATTCGTTTACTTGATGTTTTTTATTGGGAGGTAGCCCAAGTGAATTTCATCTTCAATCAAACTTTTCATTTTTGTCAACTTCAATCTAAATTTCGCCTTTAAATCAGCACTAAGCACATCTTCAATTTCAAAAATATCATCTACATCAACACCATATTTATCATCAATATGCGAAGTTGCACCTGCGAAAGTGGCATGTTTATAAAAAGCAGTTTCTTTGGCTTGTTTTGTTGCTGAAGCTTTATCTGGCGTTGCTAGCAGCATTTTATAATGTGGTTCATCAAATTCATTTTGGCGATAACCACCTAGATTAATAAAAAATAAATGAAGCTCATTGCTAAAGTGCTCTGATGCATTAACACATTCTACCTTACAACCATTTACATTATTTACCTCACGCCAGGCGTCGATATGGATTTTATTTTTTGCTTCTGGCCAAAAAGCATAAATATCGGGTATCATCTCTTTTAATGATGTAGCAATGCCGAAGAAGATATCATGCTGTTCTGTTTGTCTGCCTTTTGGTTTGCAGCCCAGCATAATCATAAATAATTTAGGTGTTATCATGTTAAAATATTGATAACTCAAGGTCGCAATTTTTTTACTGAAAATAGATCTCGATTTTCAATTTATAAAGTCATATTGCAATATTCAATTTCACTAAAATGTTGTAGAATGATGATGAGCGAAATTCAGAATCCGCTTGATGGTGGTGCAATGTATACAGAAACAAATCTTAGTCAGCTTTTTCCCGAACCTTTAAATACCATAACAAGCTGCTTTTTTTTAGCAATTGCCGTCTATTTTACCTTTAAAGTTTGGGGTAATTTTGCACATCAAAAATTTCTAAGTTACGCTTTGGTATTGCTATATATTGGAGGGATTGGCGGTACAACTTATCACGGACTTCGGCGTTGGCCAATTTTTATAATGATGGATTGGATACCTATAATGTTGCTTTGTCTTTCTGCTGGAGTATATTTTTTAGCGAAACTAACAAAATGGTATTATGCTGCATTGATAATTGTAATCTATGCCTGCTTTCAATTTTTCGCCAGAAAACTTTTTATACATGGAGACTTCCAAATCTTTATCGACATAAACTATGCATTTATGGCAGCAATAGTGTTATTTCCAGTGTTTGGATACCTACTAAAAACCGAATGGACAAATGGTAAGTGGGTTGGGTTTGCGCTAATTGCTTTTATATTTGCTTTAACCTTCCGGGTTGCAGATAAATGGGTTCTTTTAACCGTTGGTACTCACTTTTTATGGCACACTTTCGGTGCCGTCGCTTCATTTTGCATGCTTAATTATATCTATCTTGCCAATGCTAAAAAGAGAAAAATAAGCATGACAAATAGTTTTTAGTTATAAAACTTATGGCAACTTTGTGTGTACCTTATCAAAATTAAGTGGCTTTTGCTTTGAGATGGAATATTTTATTCCGCCTAATAAATGATTAAGAAATTGTTCATCATTCCAAGTCTCTTTTGTGTGTCCCATTGAGGTGTAAAAAGCTCTTCCACCATCATATAAATGGTACCAGCTAAAAGGATGGAAACTTCCGTTTTTGCCACCGGTATAAGATTTTTCGTCGATGGTAATTAAAACTTTAATATCAGGATTTATATCTTTAAAGTTATAAAGTTCATCCTTGTGCATCCAAACTGAATCGGTAAAAAATTTAGTTGATGGATGTTTTTTATCTTTAATTATAAATTTTGCTTCCTGCACTGCAGGGTGACTTATAAAATATGCACCAACTAATTTGCCATACCAAGGCCAATCATATTCAGTATCTGTAGCGGCATGGATGCCAACAAAACCTCCTCCAGCTTGAATGTAACGTTCAAATACTGCTTGTTGATTATTATCTAAAACATCACCAGTGGTACTTAAAAAAACAACCGTAGCATATTTTTTCAAATTATCTTCCGTGAATAAAGCTGCGTTTTCTGTTGTATCGACTTCAAAATTATTCGCTGTACCTAATTTCATAATGGCAATTTTCCCAGCTTCTATAGCGTTATGCCTAAAGCCTTTCGTTTTAGAAAACACTAAAACCCTTGCTGTTTTCTTGGCCGAAATAAAACTTTGAAATAAAAAGATGCCTGCTATTATTAAGCAAAAGGATATTACCTTTTTCATATTGAATTTGGTTAGATTAATTTGCTTTAAAAAAAAGTTCCTCAAAGCTTAAGAATAAAATAAAGAAAGTTGTTTGATAATTTCTCTACATCTTTCTTCAACCTGACTGCAAACTGGGCTAAAAAGAGCGTTATCCCAATAAGGATCCGTAACATCATCGTTATCTAGAAAAAGTTTAACTTTTTGTCGTTCTTCATCCGTCATTGCCAGCCGTTGTACATCACTTAAATTTTGCTTGTCCATTACCAAAATCAAATCATATTTTTGGAACATTGTATAGTCGAATTGTTGCGCCCTTTGCTTGCTAATATCATAGCCAATTGCTTTTGCTGCGGCAATACTTCTATGATCGGGCGCACTACCAATGTGCCAATCTCCAGTTCCTGCTGATGCGATTTCCCAATTTAAATTTTCTTCATTCGATAAGTGGCGCATAATGCCTTCCGCCAAAGGAGAACGACAAATATTACCAAGGCAGACCATTAATATTTTCAATTATTTACTTTTTGCGGTGAAGGTATAAACTACTGTGTAAGTTACTTTATCTTGTTCATAAGTGTATTTATCAACAATCGTATTGCCGGTTAATAAAACTATATGGGTGTTTCCAAATCCACTGTTCAACGAAATCTCGTTTCCATTTTTGGTATATTTTGCATTTTTGAAACTGATCATATCGCAAAGGGAACCTGTAGACGTGTAAGCGTAAGATCCATCTGAAGAGAAATTAAGGGTGTAGTTGTT is drawn from Pedobacter mucosus and contains these coding sequences:
- a CDS encoding carboxy terminal-processing peptidase, which codes for MLKRIFLVIFTAAVLACHAAPKTQPIVDGVTNVKPDEQQQLVIKEVVNLIESYNYKKIQINDSISSLILDKYIKSLDQGKNYFLASDIKEFEKYRKTLDDDFKNGDLSGPFYIYNVYAKRLNEYFNYSLAQIKTKYDFNQNDTFVYDREKMPWATSVSTLNETWRKRVKYELVNLNLAGTAEAKNVETLTKRYQNLQSQTSKTNNQDVFQILMDAFTESIDPHTNYFVPSKATEFNEEMSRSFEGIGARLQLENEVVKISEIIPGGPAFKGKQLSAGDRIIAVAQGDGDFLDIVGWRLDATVSKIKGPKGTKVRLKVIPVGKEMSSKPVIIEMVREKVILEDQSAKKKVKTITTNGKNYKIGIISLPAFYADFKAANAGDKNYKSTTRDVKLLIDTLKNQDKVDAIVMDLRGNGGGSLVEAISLTGLFIDKGPVVQVKDLRGKIEVDQDENTGIAWDGPFGVMVDRLSASASEIFAGAIQDYGRGIIMGSQTYGKGTVQSSIDLNKLVNPSILQRVAGLIAKDKTVGTSPNTAAADINLGQINLTMAKFYRVAGSSTQHKGVTPDVVFPSVYPMDKIGEDTEASALPWDVIPSSTFKAVANFATVKPALIKNSEQRISNSLDFKYLKQDIADLKKRDSEVAVTLNEAKLKAERDAQEAKSITRQNQLRALRGLPAIKKGDKITKQDSFDFIEDESLKVMGDFMQQAGNYVMNLGTSFK
- a CDS encoding cyanophycinase; its protein translation is MVPKGKLIIIGGAINTGSFAETQFGLPENMNFFERGILKRITVESAKDAESRFEIITTASLMPEKVGEEYIKAYAQLDVHNLGVLNISNREEANSESNCERIRAADVIIFTGGDQLRLSSIFGGTKIHQILLDKYRNEHVVIAGTSAGAAASSKNMIYQGSSKDALLKGEVKITGGLGFIDDVIVDTHFVQRGRIGRLLYAAASNPGILGIGLGEDTGLFISDGHVMEAIGSGMVILVDGRHMADTNLTDVEMGQPVSIKNMVVHVMCDGDVYDLKDHSLIIHHPKVIPIG
- a CDS encoding isoaspartyl peptidase/L-asparaginase, which codes for MKLIIHGGFFSESSTNQETKKAKQNALSEIVTQGYDYLKTHSALETVIYTVALLENNDLFNAGIGSQIQSDGKVRLSASLMDGKTEKFSGVINVEDVKNPIEIAQHLLTYDDRVLSGDGAQSFARENGFEYFNPITNQRQLEYEAKLNQQNNKGTVGCVALDDEGNLAAATSTGGKGFEIPSRVSDSATVAGNYANKFAGISCTGVGEDITSGALAAKIVTRVTDGFTLKDASDKSFLELKAFDGFAGIIGISAAGEIYHCDSHPHMVWASFDVNLQVFK
- the cphA gene encoding cyanophycin synthetase — protein: MHNLQSLFLPGRSVAYWAKYSQLAIKQNKLEMKISNIQVLRGPNIWSISRKKLIQMRLDLEELEQKPTNVIDGFGERLEKLIPSMFTHRCSKGVEGGFFARVKEGTWMGHVIEHIALEIQSIAGMETGFGRTRQTKTEGIYNVVFSYLEEKVGVYAAEAAVNIAEALIKGEEYDLDHDIRRMKEIRELEALGPSTGSIVEEAVKRSIPWIRLNKSSLVQLGYGKNQVRFRATMTEKTSSIAVDIASNKEETKRLLTEAAIPVASGVTISNIDDLEASVNKVGFPLVFKPLDGNHGKGATINVKTLEAAIAAFEYAKTYSRRVIIEKFITGFDFRILVIDHKVVAAAQRDPAHVRGNGIHTIQELIDKENEDPKRGYGHENVLTEISVDRDTLDLLAKKEYTLETIPEKGEIVYLKSTANLSTGGTSIDVTDIVHPQNIFICERISRVIGLDICGIDIMAQNLTQPLNENGGVVLEVNAAPGFRMHLAPSEGLPRNVAASVIDMLYPQGKLSQIPIIAVTGTNGKTTTTRLIAHIIRSNGKRVGFTTSDGVYVHNTMLMKGDTTGPVSAEFILKDPTVEFAVLETARGGILRAGLGFNACDIGVITNIQEDHLGISDIHTLDDLARVKEVVIGAVRRKGWAVLNADNGYCVKIARNARCNVAYFSMDENNPVIKEHCKKGGIAAIYENGYITIKTGDWKLRVDKATHIPLTFGGSVNFMIQNVLAATLAAYLWGYKPEDIRLSLETFIPSAAHTPGRMNVFRFKDFKVLVDFAHNPDGFNGVKAYLQSVEATEHVGIISGTGDRRDEDIIETARISGQMFDKIYICQEKYLRGRKQQELIDLLVTGIREIDPNKEIIINNKSTECLQDAIDHAKKGSYLTILSNTIDNTIQRVTEHLDKELEG
- a CDS encoding PA2169 family four-helix-bundle protein, translated to MKTTAANAEILNDLIEINNDRIAGYEKAREELKDGDADLKSLFLNMIEESQKYKMALATEVAALGTDIETGTTNSGKIYRGWMDFKAIFTGHDRQTVLNNCEFGEDAAQKAYKMALEDEDLSANLRELVSDQKASLRRSHDEIKGLRDANK
- a CDS encoding SPFH domain-containing protein, producing MQYTLYILIFVGIIILLSSFVTVKQGTIAVVTVFGKYQRQLRPGLNFKIPLIEQIYSRISIQNRSVELSFQAVTQDQANVYFKAMLLYSVVNQEEETIKNVAFKFVDATNLMQALIRTIEGSIRAYVATQKQANVLAQRNEIVLHVKEQIDQVLDGWGYHLQDLQLNDITFDEEIMRSMSRVVASNNLKAAAENEGQALLITKTKAAEADGNAIKIAATAEREAAQLRGQGIALFRAEVAHGMSKAAQEMEQANLDISVILFTMWTESIKHFAENGNGNVIFLDGSSDGMNKTMKEMMAMQMNKQNEPKSKDN